The Rosa chinensis cultivar Old Blush chromosome 7, RchiOBHm-V2, whole genome shotgun sequence DNA segment ttttctgggccacaaggcctgtttctttttttttttttttctcttttttattctgGGCGGCAAGGCctgcttctttgtttttttttttttttgttgggccgggtccttttctttgggccgggtcacaccctttttttttttttcttcctttgcgtcttcttcttctttctttactCTATTCTTCCCCCTCCTAATTTGCAGATGGGTGGCTGGATATCGATCAGGCTTTGTCAGACCGTGGGTGAGTGTTGCAGCGAGGTTGGGTGGGCTGCGCGGACGCTAGGTGGGCGGCGTAGGTGCGGGGCCGTGCGTGCAAGTGCAGCAGCACTTGAGGCTGGGCTGAGGTCGGCTGGCCGGTGAGGATGGCAGGTGCTAAGCCAGGCGGGGAGGGCTGCTGCAGTGTGCTGGGATCTGCAAGGGTGCAGGGCTGGGTGAGCAAACGCAGTTAGCAGATGTGTTGAGCAGACGCGGGTGGGTAGATCAATTAGTTGGGTGCGGAGAGCAAATTGCTCTTGGCTGGGCGAGGAGGTCATGCGGGGTAGTGGGGCTGTTGGAGGCTGGGCGCGGTGGAGGAAGACAAGCTGGAGAGGGAGACGAAGGTGGGTCACGGTGGAGGCTACGGgggaattttattttattattattatatttttttctgtTGGTGGCGGTAGAAAAGGAGAAaaagttccttttttttcttctagggttttagtttttttttttttttttttttttcgacagaaagaaactagaaaactagaaattttttttggctattggctctgagtgtgctgataacatgttaaagtaaaattgagatggaattggtctactcatttcatttcatagtcctttttcttttctttttttgaaacggggtttggaacccagcctaactgggaggcttAGCCCCTCGCCCGACAATATTATTACTAATAGGATAAGAATCATCATACAGCGAGGGGGACATATTAccacggaaatatcgattacattaatgatactaaatgctgattgagctgtgattgtaattccttgattctctcctcgtcagttgctttgacgaaggcacataatgtgtttttcctttaacaatatcCACATAAActaatcttcattttttttatattaaagaattaaaaagagaaagaaaaagaagaactaaCATGAATATAATTAGAAACAAAACACAATCAAATATactagtctgcaatcacatgctctACATGTGTacgaaaaaaataataatagaaaaGTGAGTAgttattgtagaaaaaatagatttagtggtagttattgcagagagaaaataatgggagagaaaagtgggggttgtggaatcatttctttttaattttcttaataaaaatctattttataattatcCTATTTATCCCcgtaatttaatttattctcaaagtttttttaatcttttagatttaaatctgtcaaaattttcagttttggctaactaacctcttctcttaataatagtatagattaaatctgtcaaaattttcagttttggctaacaaaacttcttctcttaataataatatagatattgTAACAAGACCGATCACCGGGATATGAATAAAGGAACAAAACAGGACAAAATGACGACAACCATTATATTTTAAATGAAAGGATCATACCGATATAATAGCAGAACAATTAAAACTGAATTCTCTTTGACCCATTACCCAATCACATCTCTTTGGCCACATAGCCTCAGTCAACCAAAGGCTCACGGTTCCCTCTttatcttcttcctccctcATCTCAATTCATTATATGCCATCTATGGTTCTACGATCCCTCAAAGCCTCCCCTTTACCATTCTtgtttcatcttcatcatcattagACTAGTCTATTTAGAAggtattttctcaaattttactCTCttgattttaggtttttttttttttggttgaatttgGTGAATGGTTTCTATAGTCATGGACCCATACCAATTTTCTTGATGATTTTATGGTTGGACCCgtagtttttttttctcgatGATTTCATACCTGGTGTTCTAAGTAATCAATGTGGTGAATCCCAACATGTGattttatatttctttctctgTTTCACCGTCAAAGCTTTTTATTAGTATTATGTTTTGAGGTGAAATTCAATTTATAATTGAGTTTGAAATATGATACTACAACCTTAAGATGGGTGAACCATCGTTACAAGAGCCGAATGAGAATGCTATAGAAGATGAGCCAAAACGTACTTCAGCTTGGTTAGGAATTTTAATCAATAGAGGAGGCTTATTATTTTTACTATGAGATATATGCAAATATTGTTGGTTTTAGTGTGAGAATGGATTCAACTAAGAGAAGTAAGGTGATCGGGAAGATTACTTGGAAGCAATTTTTATGTTCCAAGAAAAAACATATGAGACTTATGAGAACATAATAATGCATCACTCATCGACCACTGAAGAAAGGAATTGCGGAATAAAGCGTATGAGTTGTAAGGAAATGTTGAACATCGTCTTTAACAAAGCAAGTAAAAAATGGTGTATCATTGACTTTGAGGAGGCTCATATACATGAGCTTAGAACTCCTAAAAAGGTACATTTGTTACCATCGTACCTCAAGCTTACAAAGGTAAAGAAGTGTCTTACGGAAAAGCTAAGTAGTGTAAATATTTGAACAAGTCAGCAATTCAAAATAATGGAGAATGTGGCAAATGGTGTACAAAATGTTGGGATGTATTGCTAGATATTTGAGAAAGTTTCAAAGAGATTCAAGGAAAGAAGTGAAAGGACATGATGCAATTATGCTGCTTGAGGAAGTAGAgtcataaaaagaaaagaatccaTCTTTTTATTTTGAAGTTGACTAATATGAAGAAAATATGATGAATCGTTACTGTTAGGCTGAtcctacttaaaaaaaaattatttctttaACGATGTTGTCGTGTTCGATAGCACGTACAGCTGAAAGCACAAAGAAAAGATCTCCAGTCTATTGGTCATTTTTAGGACATGGACCCCAAATTAAAACTGACAGGACTGACCAGCTCACCTAAAAATCTCTCCCAAAGTTACCATAACACCAGCTCACCTAAAAATCTCTCCCAAAGTTACCATAACACCAGCTCACCTAAAAATCTCTCCCAAAGTTACCATAACACCAACCTTATTAGCCTTATTAAACAAACATATCTAAAAGTTTCATTTAAAATTTctatcatttttcttgattatttacaaaaatcgatatatcctcgatatttcagttgaaatttcatttttcgggaccatcgatatttcctcgaaactcgatattttggtAATTGCCTACACTATTTTATGGATATGACAAaaaccctctttttttttaagagcTCTCCTGAAGTAACACGTAAACAGAGTCCTTGTTCAACAGCTCACCACTTTGTCAAAGCAAAAACTCAGTTTGCCAACAGCAACTTGTTTTAGAAACATTTGGATCCTTCATTTCCGAAAATCAGAAgttaacaaaattaatatttaATACTTTGACATTGACCAGCTCTCCTTGTTTTGCATGATCATCATCCTTTTCTAGTTTTCTGTCCCATATATAAACAAAGGTTGCAGATTCGCTTGGCTTTTAGCATGCCACTTCTCTCAGGTTAGACCAATAAGCTGAGGGAGAGAGCCAGCAGGCAAAGCAATCCGGCAAGTTTCATTAAGAGGCTAATTTCTCTAATGGACCACAGAAAGGATGAAAATGGTGCAGGTTCTGATCTTACCCTGTCCCTGATACCGGAATCTTCGCCACCCGAAAACGGCAGTTTTGGTTATGACGACAAAGAGGAAGGCAAGCTTTCCGTGAGGGTCTGGGTAGAGTCCAAGAAGCTATGGCAGATAGTGGGCCCCGCGATCTTCAGCCGTGTCGCCTCATACACCATGAATGTCATTACTCAGGCCTTCGCTGGCCACCTCGGTGAAGTCGAACTTGCTGCCATCTCCATTGCCAACACTGTCATCGTCGGCTTCAATTTCGGTCTCTTGGTACGTGAGTAATGATGTTCTTAATTAATAATATTATGTTGTTAGACTCTCGATCTCTGAATCAGCCTATGAAGTTTTGTTTGAACATAGGCGGATAATAACATAAACAAGTTGAATTTCTCATTAGAACTGTTTGAAAATACACTGTTGGATTGATAGTTTGGCAATTTAAACATGTCAGATATTATTACGTAATTGAATTGTTGTTTGAATAATGTATTGTTTGATTGATAGTCCGATAACATATGTTCTTTGTTTATCGCCATTGTTAGCTAGGAATGGCAAGCGCCTTAGAAACGCTATGTGGGCAAGCCTTTGGAGCCAGAAGATACCACATGCTTGGGATATATCTCCAGAGGTCATGGATTGTGTTGTTCCTCTGTTGCTTTGCTCTGTTGCCATTTTATATTTTCGCTTCACCGATTCTTAAACTCATGGGGCAAACGGATGAGGTGGCGGAGCAGTCGGGGCTGGTGGCTGTGTGGCTCATACCCTTGCACTTTAGCTTTGCATTCCAGTTTCCTATGCAGAGATTCTTGCAATGccagctgaagaactctatcaTCGCTTGGGTATCGTTAGCGGGGTTGTTGGTTAATGTGTTCACAAGTTGGCTTCTAGTCTATGTGTTGGATTGTGGGGTTGTGGGTGCCGCTATTGCTTTGGATATCTCTTGGTGGTTTTTGGTCTTTGGGATGTACATATATATTGCTTGTGGTTGGTGCCCTCTCACATGGACTGGTTTTTCTATGGAAGCCTTCTCTGGGCTTTGGCAATTCATCAAACTCTCTGCAGCTGCTGGTGTTATGCTCTGGTgtgtttatttttcttctctctgcaTAGATAGTTTTTAATTTCTGGGTTGATATTGATCTTCAATATCCTTAATATTTAATGCAGCTTGGAGAACTGGTATTACAGAATACTGATATTGATGACTGGCTACTTGAGTGATGCAACTATTGCTGTGGAtgccttatcagtttggtatgTGATTAATTTCTAAGTACAAGTTTATCTTAAATTATTGCACTTTCCCACCGTGTTTGGTAATTTGGCTTTAATTTTTGCAGCATGACTATTAATGGTTGGGAGCTCATGATTCCTTTAGCCTTCTTTGCTGGGACAGGGTAAAGTTTCTTTTATTTCTACCTCATTTGGCTCCTTCTAACTTTCTCCTTTATAATAAAGTGGACAATTTGTCTTCTTTCTTTGTGTTGGATTGTAAGTGATACATTTATATTGGGATCCATCATGGGGATCCCTATATAATAAACCTCAGAAAAATCTCAGTAGTTAAATGAAGCTTCTGATACATGCATATAAAACTTTGCCAAAAGTACTAATTTTACATATTAAAAGGATGTCTGGTGTGTATGCATTTTAATTAGTTCTTGGAAATCGGAAGTAGCTAGAGAAGCGTCTATTGCAAGGCAACAATTTGTGTTAGAATCTTTCAGAAATATTAATTATAGTTGGCTTAACCTTAATAGTCCAGATTCTTGGTTGAGTTATAGATAGGATATAGAAGAAGTTGGTCAAAAAGTTCCAATCGATCATGTCTATGTAAAGAATATAGTGAACAAACTAACCATAGATAACAACTTTTAGTCGAAGCTGTATTTTCAGTTTTGGGAAAGCACTATTTGTGGCTGGATGCAGCCAAAATGATTAGAAATCATGTGAAAGCACTTATagttatgatttatgaaaaagCACATTTTTGGCTTTTCTACTTTCTTCTATAGCTAGTGTAAAATTTTGGTGGTGAACTCACAGAGTAAGGGTGGCAAATGAGTTGGGAGCTGGAAACTGGAAGGGGGCAAAATTTGCAACAAAGGTTGCTGTGACAGAGTCCACAGTGATCGGTGTCTTTTTCTGTGTACTTGTGATGATACTCAAAGACAAGATCGCATACATATTCACAACCAGCAGTGATGTCCTCGCAGCAGTCGATGATCTGTCTTACCTCTTGGCCATCACAATTTTACTTAACAGCGTTCAACCAGTTTTATCAGGTTCTTTTTTCACCCCATTCTTGTTATTTGAATCACATTTACTGATCGTTTTTCTAGCTTTTCTATCCGTCTCTCAAATAGAATGAGATGTAATTCAATAATGTGGTCAGTGAGTATgattcataatttcaaataGTCTTATTTATGTTATAGGCGTGTAACATGTATTTTTGAGATGTACATTATTATGGTCTTTGAGAACGAATAATTTTCTGGTCAAATCATTGACTTGTTTATGGGTTCACAATCCACAGGAGTAGCTGTGGGATCAGGATGGCAAGCATGGGTGGCATATATAAATCTCTTTTGCTACTACATTGTTGGGCTCCCACTTGGGTTTGTAATGGGGTGGGTCTTCAACTTAAGCATTGCGGTAAGTTTCATAGATGAATAAATACACCCACGTTTTTAATCAGTGCACCCAGTTCTGAGATGTCTTATATTGTGTTGGAATTGTTGTTCAAATTGATATGAAACAGGGTATTTGGGGTGGAATGATCTTTGGTGGAACTGCTATGCAGACACTGATATTGTCCATCATAACTGTAAGACGAGATTGGAAAAAGGAGGTACGTTCAAATTCAACGTAATATGATCTACTTCTTTTTCTCCATGTTTTGCTTTCCAATTTTCAAATCCCTCCATTTTCACTCTTTGGTGGTTTGAATTTTGAAGGCTGAGGATGCCAGCAAACGTGTGTCAAAGTGGTCGACGCCTAATCCAGAAGACAAGCCATCAGAACAGCTACTAGTAAATTAGCTGCAAGCTTGACAAGTTTTCAATGTGTTTCCTGCAACAATTCTGAGGTTACATTTTTTGTTATAGTTCTAAGTGTATTTATGTAGTGCAATAATTTTAATCCTCTA contains these protein-coding regions:
- the LOC112178563 gene encoding protein DETOXIFICATION 27 — protein: MDHRKDENGAGSDLTLSLIPESSPPENGSFGYDDKEEGKLSVRVWVESKKLWQIVGPAIFSRVASYTMNVITQAFAGHLGEVELAAISIANTVIVGFNFGLLLGMASALETLCGQAFGARRYHMLGIYLQRSWIVLFLCCFALLPFYIFASPILKLMGQTDEVAEQSGLVAVWLIPLHFSFAFQFPMQRFLQCQLKNSIIAWVSLAGLLVNVFTSWLLVYVLDCGVVGAAIALDISWWFLVFGMYIYIACGWCPLTWTGFSMEAFSGLWQFIKLSAAAGVMLCLENWYYRILILMTGYLSDATIAVDALSVCMTINGWELMIPLAFFAGTGVRVANELGAGNWKGAKFATKVAVTESTVIGVFFCVLVMILKDKIAYIFTTSSDVLAAVDDLSYLLAITILLNSVQPVLSGVAVGSGWQAWVAYINLFCYYIVGLPLGFVMGWVFNLSIAGIWGGMIFGGTAMQTLILSIITVRRDWKKEAEDASKRVSKWSTPNPEDKPSEQLLVN